Genomic segment of Staphylococcus muscae:
GAAATCAGTCACAGACGTAAAGCAATCGATCAATTACAAGCATTTATTGAAAGTGAAGTGTAACGATGAAAAAGTGGATTCTAGTCAGTGATAATCATTCAGAAACAGGAATTTTATATGATATTTATCATCAACATGAAGATGCTGATGCATTCTTCCATCTGGGTGACTCAGAATTTAAATATTATGATACTGAGTTAAGTTTGTATCAACGTGTCAAAGGTAATATGGACTTTTACCCAGAATTTCCAGAAACACAAATAGCTACATCGGATGGGGACAGAATCTTTTTTACACATGGGCATCTTTTCGGTGTAAATGGATCAAGATTAACACTAGCACAACAAGCCAGTCAAAATGGGGCACGTTTTGCGTTTTATGGACATACACACGTTGCTCGCTATGAGTATATTAATGGTATACATGTCATCAATCCAGGCAGTATTTCACAATCGCGCAGTAATATAGAAGAGACTTATGCAGAAATTATTGAAGATAATAGAAGGTATCAACTGAACTTTCGAAATCGTCAACATCAGGTCATCAATCGCATGACATTGTAGTGGAAGATTAAAATTTAAATTCAAACTATAACAAGAGTGGGACACAAGCGTTACTATAATGCTTGATATCTCACTCTCTTTCATTTTTGAAATCAACGGTTCAAAGGTTGATGTTGTCGTAGTTACCGTTTTCTTGAATTATTTTACATTCCATCAATTTTATGATAATATTCATATGAATTAATTATGTAAATCACTAATTCATTCTACGTATATTTGTTGATAAAAGGAGGGATAGCATTGGACGATAAGAAGAATATCTTAGTAATCAAGTTATCAAAAGAACATGACGAGAGTGACAAAGCACTCAAAGACAGAGTAACAGGAAAATGGAAAATATCTCCTAAAAGATTAGATGACGTAGAATTTGTTGTCGTACTCATATTACAAGAGGTTGTTGCAACGTATCGTTTAGGTGACGAATTTAAATACAATCGTTCTACGGGCAGAGTAGAAGACTTAGAGCTAATAGAAGATGACACATATCAAAAGTATATTGGACAATTTGTAGACTATAAAACAAGTAATCCTGCTACGCTATCATCTGAAAGCAACTTGTTTGCACAATAGAAAATAAGAGAAATATAACGATTAATATTATAAAAATCAAAGTGTAATACTTAATGATCCTAGTTTTAAGGGTGGTTTCGTATTACACTTTTTTTGCGTTTTGTTAGAAATGATTTCGTTTAGACTCAAAGCATAAGTCAAGAGAATTGTGCACTACAAAAATTTTTCAAAAATAAGCATAAATTTGTTAAAGAGTAAAGTGATTTTAAGGTTATAGGTAAAACTCTCAAAGGGGTTTTTGTAAAAGTTCCTAAAATTGTCACAAAATACAAATTTGAGAAATACTATATTCTTGATTTCACATCTGTGATAATATAAAAATACAATGATATATTGAATGATTGAAAATGTAAATTAGATAATTAGTAATGAGGAAGAAGGATTAAGGAGTGGAGAATCATGAATAATTTACTAATTATAAAGTTGACGGGGGAAAAACCGAAAAATAAACAAGAAATAATAGAGCGTGCAAGTAGCGGTTGGAAAATATCACCTAAACGATTAAACGATGTAAAATACGTCGTTGTACTATATCAACAAATCGTTATCGCTACATATCAACTCGGTAAGATGTTGACATATAACAAAAATATCGCAAAAGTAACAAAATTAGATCTTACAGAAACAAAAGACTTGGATATTGTCGGTCAAGATGTTTCATATCCTACGAGCAACCCAGCAACGATCTCATCACTGGATAATTTATTTAAAAATAAATAATAGATAATTCAATAGGGGGTACATTTAATGAAAAGATTACTTACACTCGCATTATTCATGGTCGTATTATTAACAGCATGTGGAAACAAACTAGATGGAACATACGAAAACGATAAAGTAATGCTTGAAGCAAATGATGAAACAGAAAAAGTCGAATTAACATTTAAGTTAGAAAATACTGGTTTTTCTTTTTTTACTAAGGAAGATGTATCTTTTGAAGGAAAAATAGATAAAAAAGAAAATAAAATCATCATTCGTGAACAAGGCGAAG
This window contains:
- a CDS encoding YfcE family phosphodiesterase, translated to MKKWILVSDNHSETGILYDIYHQHEDADAFFHLGDSEFKYYDTELSLYQRVKGNMDFYPEFPETQIATSDGDRIFFTHGHLFGVNGSRLTLAQQASQNGARFAFYGHTHVARYEYINGIHVINPGSISQSRSNIEETYAEIIEDNRRYQLNFRNRQHQVINRMTL